In a genomic window of Aeromicrobium panaciterrae:
- a CDS encoding DNA-formamidopyrimidine glycosylase family protein: protein MPEGHTLHRLASELTDTFGGRVVSSSSPQGRFGVGASRLDGRVLERAEAWGKHLLVDFAGLRERVHVHLGIYGSFVVAAADQPVVGQVRWRLATGTATADLRGPTVCELLEPDDADALIDRIGPDPLRADADPDQAWQRISSSRAPIATLLMDQRVMSGVGNVYRAEVLFRHRVDPDLAGHELDRETFAAMWADLMTLMRTGVQTGRIDTVDAEHEPEAMGRDPRVDDHGGEVYVYRRDGQACLVCGATVCTRVHAGRNLFWCPSCQHRR from the coding sequence TTGCCTGAGGGGCACACGCTCCACCGGCTTGCTTCCGAGCTGACCGACACGTTCGGCGGTCGCGTCGTCTCGTCATCCAGCCCGCAGGGCCGGTTCGGCGTTGGCGCCTCACGTCTCGATGGTCGTGTTCTCGAACGGGCTGAGGCCTGGGGCAAGCACCTCCTGGTCGACTTCGCAGGACTGCGCGAGCGCGTACACGTGCATCTGGGGATCTACGGGTCGTTCGTCGTTGCCGCCGCGGATCAGCCCGTGGTCGGACAGGTCCGTTGGCGTCTTGCCACAGGGACCGCAACTGCTGACCTGCGCGGACCGACCGTTTGTGAGCTCCTCGAGCCCGATGATGCGGACGCGCTCATCGATCGGATCGGCCCGGACCCGCTGCGAGCAGACGCTGACCCTGATCAGGCGTGGCAGCGCATCAGCTCGTCTCGTGCGCCGATTGCGACTCTGCTCATGGATCAGCGAGTGATGTCTGGCGTCGGCAATGTCTATCGCGCCGAGGTTCTCTTCCGGCACCGAGTCGACCCTGACCTTGCCGGTCATGAGCTCGATCGCGAGACCTTCGCCGCGATGTGGGCCGACCTGATGACGCTGATGCGTACTGGCGTCCAAACCGGACGAATCGACACGGTGGACGCGGAGCATGAGCCTGAGGCGATGGGCCGTGACCCCCGTGTGGACGATCATGGTGGAGAGGTTTATGTCTATCGGCGTGACGGTCAGGCATGCCTCGTGTGCGGCGCCACCGTGTGCACGCGTGTCCATGCCGGCAGAAACCTGTTTTGGTGTCCGTCGTGCCAGCATCGTCGATAG
- a CDS encoding PP2C family protein-serine/threonine phosphatase, with product MARYLDDRIVRWRTGSNEGQFLVLAALIGVVAGMTVISLLNYAAVPAGTFVVPALLGMLALRFKPLLTLIIFEVLCLGGTVAKESAQSGFVAGRVSSLAAIAIIFGILLFDSSRRRSGLPGPLGEAMLVDLRDRLQAQGVVPPLPTGWTAQSAMLTAGGVKFAGDFLVANLSDDESRLEMVLVDVCGKGVMAGTQSLQFAGALGGLIGALPPLGLFSAANDFLLRQNWNEGFATAVHVLIDLNSGAYTIINAGHPPALRWDAGQREWIIDGARGTALGITKDAEFHQTVGGLAAGDALMFYTDGVVESRTKDFTAGIEWLRTIAAKVVSTGFDQAPKRIIAQVESGDDDRAVLILTRALSPSAVGTDSSLLRPKRARR from the coding sequence ATGGCGAGATATCTCGACGACCGCATAGTTCGCTGGCGTACGGGCTCCAACGAAGGCCAGTTCCTGGTCCTTGCTGCACTGATTGGCGTGGTCGCCGGAATGACGGTGATATCGCTGCTCAACTACGCCGCCGTACCTGCTGGAACATTCGTGGTCCCCGCTCTGCTCGGGATGTTGGCGCTTCGGTTCAAACCACTTCTGACGTTGATCATCTTCGAGGTCCTCTGCCTCGGTGGCACCGTGGCCAAGGAGTCCGCGCAGTCGGGCTTCGTCGCTGGCCGCGTCAGCTCGCTGGCTGCGATCGCCATCATTTTCGGAATCCTGCTCTTCGACTCGAGCCGCCGCCGCAGTGGTCTTCCGGGACCGTTGGGCGAAGCGATGCTGGTTGACCTGCGCGATCGACTTCAGGCCCAAGGTGTCGTACCCCCTCTGCCAACGGGGTGGACCGCCCAGTCGGCGATGTTGACGGCTGGTGGTGTGAAGTTCGCGGGCGATTTCCTGGTCGCCAACCTGTCCGACGATGAGTCGCGGCTCGAAATGGTCTTGGTCGACGTGTGTGGCAAGGGCGTGATGGCTGGTACGCAGTCGCTGCAGTTTGCCGGTGCGTTGGGCGGACTGATCGGCGCGCTGCCCCCACTTGGGCTGTTCAGCGCCGCGAACGACTTCCTGCTCCGTCAGAACTGGAACGAAGGCTTCGCCACGGCAGTGCACGTGCTGATCGATCTCAACTCGGGCGCGTACACAATCATCAACGCCGGTCATCCACCCGCGCTGCGATGGGACGCTGGCCAGCGCGAATGGATCATCGACGGTGCTCGAGGAACAGCACTTGGCATCACGAAGGACGCAGAGTTCCACCAGACGGTCGGCGGGCTCGCTGCCGGTGACGCGCTGATGTTCTACACCGACGGTGTCGTCGAGAGTCGCACCAAGGACTTCACGGCTGGCATCGAGTGGTTGCGCACGATCGCGGCCAAGGTCGTGTCCACTGGATTCGACCAGGCGCCGAAGCGCATCATCGCCCAGGTTGAATCCGGAGACGACGACCGAGCTGTGCTGATCCTTACGCGCGCTTTGTCGCCTTCGGCTGTGGGAACTGACTCTTCATTGCTGCGTCCCAAGCGCGCGCGCCGATAA
- a CDS encoding oxidoreductase: MANRTVLITGCSSGIGEATAERLAKSGWTVYATARKPETLEGLKAKGCRTLALDVTDEESMTKAVKTVLDETGRIDALINNAGYSQSGAAETLDLDDVRRQFETNVFGLLRMSQLVLPAMREQGYGRIVNISSMGGKLVFPGGGIYHATKYAVEALSDAMRFEVAGFGVEVVIVEPGLITTNFENAAVASMEGNDDGPYAEFNKHVAKSTKEVYSGPMRHLGGAPDSVARVIEKSLKAKRPRIRYTVTPSAKLSIATRRLIGARAWDAAMKSQFPQPKATKRA; encoded by the coding sequence ATGGCTAATCGCACTGTGCTCATCACTGGCTGCTCCTCCGGTATCGGGGAGGCAACCGCTGAGCGTCTCGCCAAGTCCGGGTGGACTGTGTACGCGACCGCCCGCAAACCCGAGACACTCGAGGGGCTCAAGGCCAAGGGATGCCGCACGCTCGCTCTCGACGTGACCGATGAGGAGTCGATGACCAAGGCGGTCAAGACAGTCCTCGATGAGACCGGCCGCATCGACGCCCTGATCAACAACGCGGGCTACTCGCAGTCCGGCGCGGCCGAGACTCTCGACCTTGATGACGTACGCCGGCAGTTCGAGACCAACGTCTTCGGGCTCCTCCGTATGAGCCAGCTCGTCCTCCCCGCCATGCGAGAGCAGGGCTACGGGCGCATCGTGAACATCTCGTCGATGGGCGGCAAGCTCGTCTTCCCGGGCGGCGGGATCTATCACGCGACGAAGTACGCGGTGGAAGCCTTGTCCGACGCCATGCGCTTCGAGGTTGCAGGCTTCGGCGTGGAGGTCGTGATCGTCGAACCCGGCCTGATCACCACGAACTTCGAGAACGCCGCGGTTGCCTCGATGGAAGGCAACGACGACGGACCGTACGCGGAGTTCAACAAGCACGTCGCGAAGTCGACCAAGGAGGTCTACTCAGGGCCCATGCGCCACCTCGGTGGCGCGCCGGATTCGGTTGCGAGGGTCATCGAGAAGTCGCTCAAGGCCAAGCGGCCCAGGATCCGCTACACCGTCACGCCGTCGGCGAAGCTGTCGATCGCGACCCGACGCCTTATCGGCGCGCGCGCTTGGGACGCAGCAATGAAGAGTCAGTTCCCACAGCCGAAGGCGACAAAGCGCGCGTAA
- a CDS encoding 4-amino-4-deoxy-L-arabinose transferase: MNRHRYAELSALIAQRQPACGTTTVIALDGPSGAGKTSLAQGLAEATGADVLHLEDIYPGWHGLEATPPLVRQVLDRIAADEIGEVHRWDWEADRPGAIMRVPPAPLLILDGVGSGASRIRPFLSLLLWVEAPIEARRKRALARDGDVYAPFWEIWAEQEIRHFAAEQTRIHADRIIDTGD, from the coding sequence GTGAACCGTCACCGGTACGCCGAGCTCAGCGCGCTGATCGCGCAGCGGCAACCTGCCTGCGGGACGACGACGGTGATTGCGCTCGATGGCCCGAGCGGAGCTGGCAAGACGAGCCTCGCCCAAGGGCTGGCCGAGGCGACGGGTGCTGACGTACTGCACCTCGAGGACATCTATCCCGGCTGGCATGGCCTCGAAGCGACTCCCCCGTTGGTTCGGCAGGTGCTCGATCGCATTGCCGCTGACGAAATCGGGGAGGTGCACCGGTGGGATTGGGAGGCTGATCGGCCCGGCGCGATAATGCGTGTCCCGCCCGCTCCCCTGCTGATCCTCGACGGCGTCGGCAGTGGGGCGTCGAGGATTCGCCCGTTCCTCAGCCTGCTGCTCTGGGTCGAGGCGCCAATCGAGGCTCGGCGCAAGCGAGCCCTCGCTCGCGACGGTGATGTGTACGCGCCGTTCTGGGAGATCTGGGCTGAGCAGGAGATTCGGCATTTCGCGGCTGAGCAGACCCGCATACACGCCGATCGCATCATCGACACGGGTGACTGA
- a CDS encoding alkaline phosphatase D family protein, with protein sequence MGGPPVLNRRQFVGGSVGIAVGLGVLGPAAMSSPAPASAPSLFAHGVASGDPLPDAIVLWTRVTPTPRATPGSGVGPAVSVRWEISELNDFSLVADSGSLTTGPSRDHTIKVDANGLKPATDYYFRFFAGTHESPVGRTRTAPAPDSDPGELRFGVVSCANWQAGYFTSYRHLAERGDLDAIIHLGDYLYEYQPGKYSMGHSNRDVRRHEPPREIVSLADYRERHGQYKTDPDLQALHAAVPFIVTWDDHEVCDGNWANGAFEHQKNEGSFAARREAAQRAYDEWMPVRISGTAVVGDGMRMYRRLQFGTLADLSMLDLRTYRSERVEPEDPAIDDAGRTITGARQLGWLEESLSTTPARWKFIGNPVMVAPVLLPPRPKAEQYALSQTVSFTPLEPSAPNTDVWDGYTADRKRLLNHLVEDQIEDVVFLSGDVHTAWANDVPTEGGTPVATELVCSSITSNNVDDFVGAAPRTLSLSLEAAIQTENPHVRFVNLDDHGYCVLQVTKAKVQMDWFAISDRADRNATSRKLTSWTVASGTPRVQPTTRAILA encoded by the coding sequence GTGGGGGGACCCCCAGTTCTGAATCGCCGCCAATTCGTTGGCGGCAGTGTTGGCATCGCCGTCGGACTGGGCGTGCTGGGACCAGCGGCGATGTCGTCTCCCGCGCCAGCGAGTGCTCCGTCGCTCTTTGCGCATGGCGTCGCTTCGGGTGACCCGCTGCCAGACGCCATCGTGTTGTGGACGCGTGTCACGCCAACGCCGCGGGCGACTCCCGGATCTGGAGTTGGTCCGGCCGTGTCTGTGCGGTGGGAGATCTCGGAGCTCAACGACTTCAGCCTCGTCGCCGACAGCGGCTCGCTGACGACCGGCCCGTCCCGCGACCACACCATCAAAGTCGACGCGAACGGCCTCAAACCGGCGACCGACTACTACTTCCGATTCTTCGCGGGCACGCACGAGTCACCGGTTGGACGGACTCGTACGGCGCCAGCTCCGGACAGCGATCCCGGAGAGCTTCGGTTCGGCGTCGTGTCATGCGCGAACTGGCAGGCGGGCTACTTCACCTCGTACCGGCACCTGGCCGAGCGCGGCGACCTCGACGCGATCATCCACCTCGGCGACTACCTATACGAATATCAGCCGGGCAAATATTCGATGGGCCACAGCAATCGCGACGTACGTCGCCACGAACCGCCGCGCGAGATCGTCAGCCTCGCCGACTACCGCGAGCGCCACGGACAGTACAAAACCGATCCCGACCTGCAGGCACTCCACGCAGCGGTCCCGTTCATCGTGACGTGGGACGACCACGAGGTCTGTGATGGCAACTGGGCCAATGGCGCATTCGAGCACCAGAAGAACGAGGGTTCGTTTGCGGCCCGACGCGAGGCCGCGCAGCGTGCGTACGACGAATGGATGCCGGTACGCATCTCGGGCACGGCCGTGGTCGGCGACGGAATGCGCATGTATCGCCGCCTGCAGTTCGGCACTCTCGCAGATCTATCGATGCTCGATCTCCGTACGTACCGCAGCGAACGCGTCGAGCCGGAGGACCCGGCAATCGACGATGCTGGCCGCACCATCACAGGAGCCCGCCAGCTCGGCTGGCTCGAAGAAAGCCTCTCGACGACACCAGCGCGCTGGAAGTTCATCGGCAACCCGGTGATGGTCGCTCCGGTTCTGCTGCCGCCGAGGCCCAAAGCCGAGCAGTACGCGCTGAGCCAGACCGTGAGCTTCACTCCACTCGAGCCGTCAGCGCCGAACACCGACGTATGGGATGGCTACACGGCCGACCGCAAGCGATTGCTCAACCACCTCGTGGAGGACCAGATCGAGGATGTCGTGTTCCTCAGCGGCGATGTGCACACGGCGTGGGCCAATGACGTACCGACGGAGGGTGGCACGCCAGTCGCGACCGAGCTGGTGTGCAGCTCGATCACGAGCAACAACGTCGACGACTTTGTCGGTGCCGCGCCACGTACGCTCTCGCTCTCACTTGAAGCCGCAATCCAGACCGAGAACCCGCACGTACGGTTTGTGAACCTCGATGACCATGGCTACTGCGTGCTTCAGGTGACCAAGGCCAAAGTGCAGATGGACTGGTTCGCGATCAGCGATCGGGCTGACAGGAACGCCACCTCGCGGAAGCTGACGTCGTGGACGGTGGCGTCGGGCACTCCGCGAGTACAGCCCACCACTCGCGCGATCCTGGCCTGA
- the tig gene encoding trigger factor — MKSSTESLSPTRVKLTIEVPFEEFEPSLQSAYKTIASQITIPGFRKGKIPNTIVDQRVGRPAVLDEAINSALPGWYSQALQDTKTQPLSQPDIDLTKFVDGEPIEITAELDVRPELVLPDVSKIAVTVADAAVTPDDVDEQIEELRKRFATFAEVERAAADGDFVTIDLSAAQNGKPIEAAQAEGMPYTIGSATMLDGLNEAIIGLKAGETNTFSTQLAGGDLIGEDADVTVVLKDVKEQQLPDLDDDFAQTASQFDTLDELRTDLTDRVTRGKRMEQANEARDLILDEIVSKIDAPLPENLVTEELDSRRQQIEQQLEYAGIPFETFLADEEQTKEEFEADLEKRVREALIAQFVLDQVVATEEFGIDDAELSAHIMRRAQQSGEEPSAYIQHIMEHNHVPEMVSEVLRGKALASLVESAQVKDKSGTKIELSRLLADGTYSDDEPEAEADSAAKPAKKAAKKAPAKKAAAKS; from the coding sequence GTGAAAAGCAGCACCGAGTCCCTGAGCCCGACACGGGTCAAGCTCACCATCGAGGTGCCGTTCGAGGAGTTCGAGCCCAGCCTCCAGTCGGCGTACAAGACGATCGCTTCGCAGATCACGATCCCCGGCTTCCGCAAGGGCAAGATCCCCAACACCATCGTCGACCAGCGCGTGGGTCGCCCCGCCGTCCTCGATGAGGCCATCAACAGCGCTCTGCCCGGTTGGTACAGCCAGGCACTCCAGGACACCAAGACTCAGCCGCTCAGCCAGCCCGACATCGACCTGACGAAGTTCGTAGACGGCGAGCCGATCGAGATCACGGCCGAGCTCGACGTACGCCCCGAGCTCGTCCTCCCCGACGTCTCCAAGATTGCCGTCACAGTTGCCGATGCTGCTGTGACCCCCGACGACGTTGACGAGCAGATCGAAGAGCTCCGCAAGCGTTTCGCCACCTTTGCCGAGGTTGAGCGTGCGGCCGCTGATGGCGACTTCGTGACCATCGACCTCTCCGCCGCGCAGAACGGCAAGCCGATTGAGGCTGCCCAGGCCGAAGGAATGCCCTACACAATCGGCTCGGCCACGATGCTCGACGGCCTCAACGAAGCGATCATTGGCCTCAAGGCTGGCGAGACCAACACCTTCTCCACCCAGCTTGCCGGTGGCGACCTCATTGGTGAAGACGCCGACGTGACCGTCGTCCTCAAGGACGTCAAGGAGCAGCAGCTTCCTGATCTCGACGACGACTTCGCCCAGACCGCGTCGCAGTTCGACACGCTCGATGAGCTCCGCACCGATCTGACCGACCGCGTCACCCGCGGCAAGCGCATGGAGCAGGCCAACGAAGCCCGCGACCTGATCCTCGACGAGATCGTCAGCAAGATCGACGCTCCGCTGCCCGAGAACCTCGTCACCGAGGAGCTCGACTCGCGCCGTCAGCAGATCGAGCAGCAGCTCGAGTACGCCGGCATCCCGTTCGAGACGTTCCTCGCCGACGAAGAGCAGACCAAGGAAGAGTTCGAGGCTGACCTCGAGAAGCGCGTACGCGAAGCGCTCATCGCTCAGTTCGTGCTCGACCAGGTCGTCGCGACCGAAGAGTTCGGCATCGATGACGCCGAGCTCTCGGCGCACATCATGCGTCGTGCTCAGCAGTCGGGCGAAGAGCCCAGCGCGTACATCCAGCACATCATGGAGCACAACCACGTGCCCGAGATGGTCAGCGAAGTGCTGCGCGGCAAGGCTCTCGCATCGCTCGTCGAGTCGGCTCAGGTCAAGGACAAGTCCGGAACGAAGATCGAGCTCTCGCGCCTGCTGGCTGACGGTACGTACAGCGACGACGAGCCCGAAGCTGAGGCCGACTCCGCCGCCAAGCCTGCCAAGAAGGCCGCCAAGAAGGCGCCTGCCAAGAAGGCTGCAGCCAAGTCCTAG
- a CDS encoding alpha/beta hydrolase, which yields MPADTARTTDVAALALDYGDRLIVGTIRDLHQAVTSRAFRATRVIGSQVPESLHDAAVTSVYGAISGLLRLSSGSIRALSTKGVGRPIESSRRGRLIVAAVNGLIGDELRMLDDPQAITMSIRVDGEDIPATGWPLAEAFRGATSHPVVFLHGLCENDESWSNSAEKWGTTYSQRVVAETDGTPVMLRYNTGLHISENGKHLDTLLQQLVASWPVAVTRITLVGHSMGGLVVRAATNHATASGQTWQHLVRDVVCLGTPHAGANLEKVAHIGSRLLRFWPESAPFSSILESRSSGIVDLRHGYITQDEWEGQDLTEQWGLDRIAAAPLPQAEYHFVAATLGASQGHPLSAVLGDLLVHFSSATGVGRTGAIVDGARFEYLPSAHHFALLNHPQVGDWLVTWLNARTRTMRALPAAPRQA from the coding sequence ATGCCCGCCGACACCGCACGCACGACTGACGTCGCTGCACTCGCGCTCGACTACGGCGATCGACTGATCGTCGGGACGATTCGCGACCTGCATCAGGCCGTCACGTCGCGCGCGTTCAGGGCTACCCGAGTCATCGGAAGTCAGGTTCCCGAGTCGCTGCACGATGCCGCTGTGACCAGCGTTTATGGCGCTATCTCTGGTCTACTGCGCCTGTCGAGCGGTTCGATCAGGGCGCTGTCCACCAAGGGTGTTGGCCGTCCGATCGAAAGCTCACGCCGTGGCCGTCTCATCGTGGCCGCGGTCAACGGGCTCATCGGTGACGAGCTGCGCATGCTCGACGACCCGCAGGCCATCACGATGTCGATCCGCGTCGACGGTGAGGACATCCCCGCAACGGGCTGGCCGCTCGCCGAGGCATTCCGCGGCGCCACCAGCCACCCGGTCGTCTTCCTGCACGGTCTGTGCGAGAACGACGAGTCGTGGAGCAATTCCGCTGAGAAGTGGGGCACGACGTACTCCCAGCGAGTCGTTGCCGAGACCGACGGCACGCCGGTCATGCTCCGCTACAACACCGGCCTCCACATCTCCGAGAACGGCAAGCACCTCGACACGTTGCTCCAGCAGCTCGTGGCTTCGTGGCCAGTCGCCGTCACTCGCATCACCCTGGTTGGCCACTCGATGGGCGGCCTGGTCGTTCGCGCGGCCACCAACCACGCCACCGCGTCGGGTCAGACGTGGCAGCACCTCGTACGCGATGTGGTCTGCCTCGGCACACCTCACGCGGGCGCCAACCTCGAAAAGGTTGCGCACATCGGCTCGCGCCTGCTCCGGTTCTGGCCCGAGTCGGCGCCGTTCAGCTCAATCCTTGAGAGCCGCTCGTCCGGGATCGTGGATCTTCGCCACGGCTACATCACTCAGGACGAGTGGGAAGGCCAGGACCTCACCGAACAGTGGGGTCTCGACCGGATTGCAGCAGCGCCGCTCCCGCAGGCCGAATACCACTTCGTCGCCGCCACTCTCGGCGCTTCCCAGGGCCACCCGCTGAGCGCGGTGCTCGGCGATCTGCTCGTGCACTTCTCTTCGGCGACTGGCGTGGGCCGAACTGGTGCGATCGTCGATGGCGCGCGTTTCGAATACCTCCCCAGTGCTCATCATTTTGCTCTCCTCAACCATCCTCAGGTGGGAGACTGGCTCGTCACGTGGCTCAACGCCCGCACGCGCACGATGCGTGCACTCCCGGCGGCACCACGACAGGCCTAG
- a CDS encoding SRPBCC family protein, whose product MSIKQLIEGSVEIAAPPEKVWALVSDLKRMPEWSPQVRKKFVLGRTVKEGTRTFNINGQGKLRWPTTAKVIAFEPNKKLAFKIIENRSIWTYELEPTATGTRLTESRTTPNGTTKFSDFSVDKGLGGAETFEASLGTGISTTLERIKAAAEAA is encoded by the coding sequence ATGTCCATCAAGCAACTGATCGAGGGAAGCGTCGAGATCGCCGCCCCTCCCGAGAAGGTATGGGCCTTGGTGTCCGACCTCAAGCGCATGCCCGAGTGGAGTCCCCAGGTGCGCAAGAAGTTCGTGCTCGGGCGCACCGTTAAAGAGGGCACGCGCACGTTCAACATCAACGGCCAGGGCAAGCTGCGCTGGCCCACGACCGCCAAGGTCATTGCCTTCGAGCCCAACAAGAAGCTCGCGTTCAAGATCATTGAGAACCGCTCGATCTGGACCTATGAGCTCGAGCCCACCGCCACCGGCACGCGCCTGACCGAGTCCCGCACCACCCCGAACGGCACGACCAAGTTCTCCGACTTCAGTGTCGACAAGGGATTGGGCGGAGCCGAGACGTTCGAGGCATCGCTGGGCACCGGCATCAGCACGACGCTGGAGCGCATCAAGGCCGCTGCAGAGGCAGCCTGA
- a CDS encoding SRPBCC family protein — MGQPPLEAEIEIAATPDEVWAAISNVAAMKKRSPELVVMRTFGKPKVGRRSVNINRRKGFAWPTTARITRWKPPTNDGGNGSFAFYVWPTDVEWSYDLEPSSTGTRVVERRTALPDPSLSVRLTAKWALGGADNHDTELLAGMNATLAALKVEVEQP; from the coding sequence ATGGGCCAGCCACCACTTGAGGCCGAGATTGAGATCGCTGCAACGCCAGATGAGGTGTGGGCGGCGATTTCCAATGTTGCTGCCATGAAGAAGCGCAGTCCTGAGCTGGTCGTGATGCGTACCTTCGGCAAGCCCAAGGTTGGCCGCCGGAGTGTGAACATCAACCGACGCAAGGGCTTTGCCTGGCCGACGACGGCGCGCATCACCCGCTGGAAGCCACCGACCAACGATGGTGGCAATGGGTCGTTTGCGTTCTACGTGTGGCCGACCGACGTGGAGTGGTCCTACGACCTCGAGCCGTCGTCCACCGGCACTCGCGTCGTCGAGCGGCGTACGGCGCTGCCCGATCCGTCGCTGTCCGTACGGCTCACCGCCAAGTGGGCTCTGGGCGGCGCCGACAACCACGACACCGAGCTGTTGGCAGGCATGAACGCCACGCTCGCCGCCCTCAAGGTTGAGGTCGAGCAGCCATGA
- a CDS encoding ATP-dependent Clp protease proteolytic subunit, translating into MAGEAGPSDLDGHIYQRLLKERIVFLGAEVRDTNSNAICAQMLLLNAEDPQADIYFYINSPGGSVDSGMAIYDTMQFISNDVATFGMGLAASMGQFLLNAGTPGKRYALPHARIMMHQPSGGIGGSASDIKIQAQQSILLKKQLNELQAVHSGQTVEQIELDSDRDRWFTPDEAKEYGLIDHVVSNAGDLKS; encoded by the coding sequence ATGGCCGGCGAGGCCGGACCTTCCGATCTCGACGGGCACATCTACCAGCGCTTGCTCAAGGAACGCATCGTGTTCCTCGGTGCTGAGGTCAGGGACACCAACTCCAACGCGATCTGCGCGCAGATGCTCCTCCTCAATGCTGAGGACCCGCAGGCAGACATCTACTTCTACATCAACTCGCCCGGTGGCTCAGTCGACTCAGGCATGGCCATCTACGACACGATGCAGTTCATCTCCAACGATGTCGCCACGTTCGGCATGGGACTCGCTGCCTCGATGGGACAGTTCCTGCTCAACGCAGGCACCCCGGGCAAGCGCTACGCACTGCCGCACGCGCGCATCATGATGCACCAGCCCTCGGGAGGCATCGGTGGTTCCGCCTCGGACATCAAGATCCAGGCGCAGCAGAGCATCCTGCTCAAGAAGCAGCTCAATGAGTTGCAAGCGGTGCACAGTGGCCAGACCGTCGAGCAGATCGAGCTCGACTCCGACCGCGACCGGTGGTTCACGCCGGACGAGGCCAAGGAGTACGGACTCATCGATCACGTCGTGTCGAACGCAGGAGACTTGAAGTCATGA
- a CDS encoding ATP-dependent Clp protease proteolytic subunit, translating into MSYYIPQWEERTSYGFRRIDPYTKLFEDRIIMLGTPISDDVANAVMAQLMSLQAMDPDRDISIYINSPGGSFTALTAIYDTIRYIKPDVQTLCLGQAASAAAVLLAAGTPGKRLALPNSRILIHQPYTEGTGGQISDLEIQANEIFRMRELMEKMLSEATGKPIEEISKDVDRDKILTAEQAVEYGLVDEVLNTLKVPAV; encoded by the coding sequence ATGAGCTACTACATCCCGCAGTGGGAAGAGCGCACCTCTTACGGTTTTCGTCGCATCGACCCCTACACCAAGCTGTTCGAAGACCGCATCATCATGCTCGGCACTCCGATCAGCGATGATGTCGCCAACGCCGTCATGGCGCAGCTCATGTCGCTTCAGGCCATGGACCCCGACCGTGACATCAGCATCTACATCAACTCGCCCGGTGGCTCGTTCACGGCGCTGACGGCGATCTACGACACGATTCGCTACATCAAGCCCGACGTGCAGACACTGTGCTTGGGCCAGGCCGCTTCGGCTGCCGCGGTCCTGCTGGCTGCTGGCACTCCTGGCAAGCGCCTCGCGCTGCCCAACAGCCGCATCCTGATCCACCAGCCCTACACGGAGGGCACCGGCGGCCAGATCTCCGACCTCGAGATCCAGGCCAACGAGATCTTCCGTATGCGTGAGCTGATGGAAAAGATGCTCTCTGAAGCGACCGGCAAGCCGATCGAAGAGATCAGCAAAGACGTCGACCGCGACAAGATCCTGACGGCGGAGCAGGCAGTCGAATACGGCCTCGTCGACGAAGTGCTCAACACGCTCAAGGTCCCGGCTGTCTGA